A part of Aspergillus flavus chromosome 5, complete sequence genomic DNA contains:
- a CDS encoding HPP family protein, whose amino-acid sequence MLRNVDFSRWHVDIDRYLNPLVPRPPWRWLPRPISHFLGYRGDKPPKNLGNLVLAFWSLIGVFCGVLVVAEVSLHVPSFQHHHAPIIVASFGAAAVLEFGAIESPFAQPRNAVLSQVMASAIGIGIGRLFALNPHANALPQVGGALACAITTAVMVLTKTVHPPAGATALLSVTEGYEIGWFLILIMLLGCIMMQAVALVINNIQRRFPVYWWTPDPLPRPKVVVEDTESAREGKQESLAPSASDDDTQAYVPAQIVIQEGRVSIPDNVWLTAEEKEWLEKISQRIR is encoded by the exons ATGTTAAGGAACGTGGACTTTTCCCGCTGGCATGTGGATATCGACAGATACCTGAATCCGTTGGTTCCACGTCCGCCATGGCGCTGGCTACCTCGTCCCATCTCTCACTTCCTGGGATATAGAGGGGACAAACCTCCAAAGAATCTGGGCAACCTCGTGCTCGCCTTCTGGTCCCTGATCGGTGTCTTCTGTGGTGTATTAGTCGTCGCCGAAGTATCCTTGCATGTCCCCTCTTTCCAGCACCACCATGCGCCAATTATTGTGGCTAGTTTT GGCGCCGCAGCTGTGCTGGAGTTTGGCGCCATCGAGTCACCATTTGCGCAACCGCGCAACGCTGTCCTGAGTCAGGTCATGGCGAGCGCTATTGGAATTGGGATTGGAAGACTCTTCGCCTTAAACCCCCATGCTAATGCACTACCTCAGGTTGGGGGAGCTCTGGCCTGTGCAATCACCACCGCCGTGATGGTTCTGACGAAAACCGTTCACCCGCCCGCTGGCGCAACGGCTCTCCTTTCTGTCACCGAAGGGTATGAAATCGGCTGGTTCCTGATCCTGATCATGCTCCTTGGGTGTATCATGATGCAAGCGGTGGCACTGGTGATCAATAACATTCAACGACGGTTTCCGGTGTATTGGTGGACTCCTGATCCTCTTCCACGCCCCAAAGTTGTTGTGGAGGACACTGAAAGTGCCCGAGAAGGCAAGCAAGAGAGCTTGGCCCCTAGTGCATCGGACGACGATACTCAAGCTTACGTTCCAGCACAGATCGTTATCCAGGAAGGGAGGGTTTCGATACCGGATAATGTTTGGCTCACGGCAGAGGAAAAGGAGTGGTTGGAAAAAATCAGTCAGCGCATACGTTAA
- a CDS encoding ribosome biogenesis ABC transporter Arb1 — translation MVSASKAARLAKRADGDSKKKLGKGKKSGTESPQVDSDVPADDQPATTTEKMKEVEKLTAQMDKHGLSDRVTTGVLSSMESSRDVKVTSASLVFHGKVLITDSTLELNFGRRYGLLGENGCGKSTLLKAIAHREYPIPEHIDIYLLNEGAPPTELGALEWVVTEAQNQLDRMEKQAEDILEEQGPDSPILEDLYDRMDKMDPSTFHTRASLILTGLGFNKVTINKKTKDMSGGWRMRVALAKALFVKPSLLLLDDPTAHLDLEACVWLEEYLKKWERTLVLVSHSMDFLNGVCTNMIDMRMKQLLYYGGNYDSYHKTRSEQETNQMKAYNKQQEEIAHIKKFIASAGTYANLVRQAKSRQKILDKMEADGFIQPVIPDRIFSFRFAEVEKLPPPVLSFDDVSFSYSGSWEDTLYEHLDFGVDMDSRTALVGPNGVGKSTLLRIMTGKLQPIGGRVSRHTHLKLGMYSQHSAEQLDLTKSSLDFVRDKFPEKSQDYQYWRQQLGRYGLSGESQTALMGTLSEGQKSRIVFALLAIESPNMILLDEPTNGLDIPTIDSLADAINAYSGGVVVVSHDFRLLDKIAKDIMVCENKTVTRWDGTIGQYKDHLRKKMIDAGAV, via the exons ATGGTGTCTGCTTCCAAAGCCGCTCGTTTGGCAAAGCGTGCCGATGGCGactccaagaagaagctcggcaagggaaagaagagcgGTACTGAGTCCCCCCAGGTCGACAGTGACGTCCCGGCCGATGATCAGCCCGCCACCACGAccgagaagatgaaggaggttgagaagCTTACAGCACAGATGGACAAGCATGGCCTTTCGGATCGTGTCACGACCGGTGTGCTCTCTTCCATGGAATCCTCTCGCGACGTCAAGGTCACCTCCGCTTCCCTGGTGTTCCACGGCAAGGTCCTTATCACCGACTCTACTCTCGAACTGAACTTCGGTCGTCGTTACGGTCTTCTGGGTGAGAACGGCTGTGGCAAGTCCACTCTGCTGAAGGCTATCGCCCATCGTGAATACCCTATCCCCGAGCACATCGATATCTACCTGCTGAATGAAGGTGCCCCTCCTACTGAGCTTGGTGCCCTGGAGTGGGTCGTCACTGAGGCCCAGAACCAGCTTGACCGGATGGAGAAGCAGGCTGAAGATATCCTGGAAGAGCAAGGTCCTGACAGCCCTATCCTCGAGGATCTGTATGAT CGTATGGACAAAATGGATCCCTCCACTTTCCACACTCGTGCTTCCTTGATCTTGACTGGTCTGGGATTCAACAAAGTTACCATcaacaagaagaccaaggacaTGTCCGGTGGTTGGCGTATGCGTGTGGCTCTTGCCAAGGCTCTGTTCGTCAAGCCTTCCCTGCTTCTGCTGGACGACCCTACTGCTCACTTGGATCTCGAGGCCTGTGTGTGGTTGGAAGAATACCTGAAGAAGTGGGAGCGCACCCTCGTCCTGGTTTCCCACTCCATGGACTTCTTGAACGGTGTCTGTACCAACATGATTGATATGCGCATGAAGCAGCTCCTGTACTACGGTGGTAATTACGATTCTTACCACAAGACCCGTAGCGAACAGGAGACGAACCAGATGAAGGCATACAACAAGCAGCAGGAAGAAATTGCCCACATCAAGAAGTTCATCGCTTCCGCCGGTACATATGCCAACTTGGTTAGACAGGCCAAGTCGCGTCAGAAGATCCTCGACAAGATGGAGGCCGATGGTTTCATCCAGCCCGTTATCCCCGACAGAATCTTCAGCTTCCGCTTTGCCGAAGTTGAGAAGCTTCCCCCTCCCGTCCTGTCCTTCGATGATGTCAGTTTCTCCTACTCCGGCAGCTGGGAGGATACCCTGTATGAGCACCTTGACTTCGGTGTTGATATGGATTCCAGAACTGCTCTGGTCGGCCCCAACGGTGTCGGCAAGTCCACTCTGCTGCGCATCATGACCGGAAAGCTGCAACCCATTGGTGGTCGTGTCAGCCGTCACACTCACTTGAAGTTGGGCATGTACAGTCAGCACTCTGCCGAGCAGCTCGATCTGACCAAGTCGTCTCTTGACTTCGTCCGCGACAAGTTCCCCGAGAAGAGTCAGGACTACCAGTACTGGCGTCAACAGCTCGGCCGTTATGGTCTGAGCGGTGAGTCTCAGACTGCTCTGATGGGCACTCTGTCTGAGGGTCAGAAGAGCCGTATCGTGTTCGCTCTGTTGGCCATTGAATCCCCGAACATGATCCTTCTCGACGAACCTACTAACGGTCTCGATATCCCCACCATTGACAGTCTGGCTGATGCCATCAACGCCTACAGCGGTGGTGTCGTTGTCGTGTCCCACGACTTCCGTCTCCTCGACAAGATCGCCAAGGACATCATGGTCTGTGAGAACAAGACCGTTACCCGGTGGGATGGTACTATCGGCCAGTACAAGGACCACCTGCgcaagaagatgattgaCGCCGGTGCTGTCTAA
- a CDS encoding putative cyclin Ccl1, translated as MIEDDFYRSSSQFRLWSYTEASLQSLRATTNANASERVRSALRKSREAQQSATSSAAGTPAANQNGSDADSKAGGEETEIECLTPEEEHQLVRYFCEQIIELGEMYKPPLPTIVRATAIQYLRRFYLTNSPMTYHPKSIMLCALFLATKTDNYYLSLRQFAEVIPGGTTPEDIIQPEFLVMQSLRFTFDVRHPFRGLEGGIMELQAISQGMGQPAPHFPTQTPDDLKRRLHSLPASPTTSSSSITDRLARAHHNTREILKSAAQMTDAYFLYTPSQIWLAAFMIADKPLAEFYLETKLGGPQQQQQGSPLYELRVKLLRTLTDCSNLLQAYKPLASDPDQKKNLRRIRKKLTHCQNPDKAGVAGQKRIPAAAAAVAAAGDPATSESEMERLAKKRKLDGGQPNDIFGGELVTQRTKEAQQPQ; from the exons ATGATCGAAGACGATTTCTACCGCTCCTCATCCCAGTTCCGACTTTGGTCCTACACAGAGGCATCTTTACAATCCCTACGCGCAACGACAAACGCAAACGCCAGTGAGCGAGTACGGTCCGCACTCCGAAAATCGCGAGAGGCGCAACAATCAGCCACCTCATCCGCAGCGGGAACACCAGCAGCAAACCAGAATGGAAGCGACGCAGACAGCAAAGCAGGCGGCGAAGAGACGGAGATCGAGTGCCTAACacctgaagaagagcacCAGCTGGTGCGATACTTCTGCGAACAGATCATAGAGTTAGGGGAGATGTACAAACCTCCACTCCCAACAATAGTCCGG GCCACAGCAATCCAATACCTCCGACGCTTCTACCTAACCAACTCCCCAATGACCTACCACCCGAAATCAATCATGCTCTGcgccctcttcctcgccacAAAAACAGACAACTACTACCTCTCCCTCCGCCAATTCGCAGAAGTAATTCCCGGCGGCACAACACCGGAAGACATAATCCAGCCTGAGTTTCTGGTCATGCAAAGCCTCCGCTTCACGTTCGACGTCCGGCACCCCTTCCGCGGCCTCGAAGGCGGCATCATGGAACTCCAAGCCATATCTCAAGGCATGGGCCAACCAGCACCACACTTCCCAACCCAGACACCAGATGACCTCAAACGCAGACTCCATTCCCTCCCCGCATCACcgacaacatcctcatcctccatcacAGACCGACTTGCCCGCGCGCACCACAACACCCGCGAGATCCTCAAATCCGCCGCCCAAATGACTGACGCTTACTTCCTCTACACGCCGTCCCAGATCTGGCTCGCTGCGTTCATGATCGCAGATAAGCCGCTAGCGGAGTTCTATCTTGAGACTAAGCTGGGCGgaccccagcagcagcagcagggatCCCCGCTTTATGAGCTCCGGGTGAAGCTCCTCCGTACCTTGACTGATTGCTCTAACCTCCTTCAGGCGTACAAACCCCTCGCCTCAGATCCggaccagaagaagaacctAAGACGCATCAGGAAGAAGCTCACCCACTGCCAGAACCCGGACAAGGCTGGAGTAGCGGGCCAGAAGCGTATCcctgcggcggcggcagcagTAGCAGCGGCTGGGGATCCGGCAACCTCTGAGAGCGAGATGGAGCGACTGGCAAAGAAGCGCAAGTTAGACGGGGGACAGCCGAATGATATATTTGGAGGTGAATTAGTGACGCAACGGACGAAGGAGGCGCAACAGCCTCAATAG
- a CDS encoding ubiquitin-protein ligase (ubiquitin conjugating enzyme, putative) produces the protein MASNRSRRIAKEIADIHADTQSGITAEPVGSDEDLTHLRGTFPGPPGTPYEGGTYVVDIKIPTDYPFRPPVMKFHTKVWHPNISSQTGAICLDTLSSAWSPVLTIKSALLSLQSLLSTPEPKDPQDAEVATMLLRKPKEFERVAQTWATLYAGAPSKNAGEGSGGATNESLRQQELKSREEQEKEDLAKYDGYNKDLIDRFCSMGFDVDRVVAAFKYYGIDRMNGEDYELEEAYMGDVTARLLGEP, from the exons ATGGCCTCCAACCGATCCCGGCGTATCGCAAAGGAAATAGCCGATATACACGCCGATACGCAGTCTGGGATCACAGCCGAACCAGTAGGCAGCGATGAAGACCTCACACATCTACGCGGTACATTTCCGGGGCCCccaggtactccgtatgagGGCGGCACCTACGTTGTGGATATAAAAATACCAACGGACTATCCGTTTCGGCCGCCAGTAATGAAATTCCATACCAAGGTCTGGCATCCGAATATCAGTAGCCAAACG GGAGCTATTTGCCTTGATACTCTGTCGTCGGCGTGGTCCCCCGTTCTCACCATCAAGTCCGCTCTGTTGTCACTACAATCTCTGCTTAGCACCCCCGAGCCTAAGGATCCTCAAGACGCTGAGGTTGCCACTATGCTCCTACGGAAACCAAAGGAATTTGAGAGAGTTGCCCAAACCTGGGCTACTCTGTATGCTGGGGCTCCTAGCAAGAATGCGGGAGAGGGTAGTGGTGGCGCTACTAACGAATCGCTGCGACAGCAAGAGCTTAAGTCAAGGGAggaacaggagaaggaagatttAGCTAA ATACGATGGGTACAATAAAGACTTGATCGACCGCTTCTGCAGCATGGGCTTCGATGTGGACCGTGTAGTGGCCGCCTTCAAGTACTACGGTATTGATCGGATGAACGGAGAAGACTACGAATTAGAAGAGGCCTACATGGGCGACGTTACTGCACGGCTCCTAGGTGAGCCGTAA
- a CDS encoding putative proteasome regulatory particle subunit Rpt2 (26S protease regulatory subunit 4), whose product MGNQQSNIGGGPGGDGRDDKDKKKDKPRYEPPPPPTTRLGRKKRKAAGPSTASKLPDIFPTSRCKLRYLRMQRVHDHLLLEEEYVENMERLRKTKAQAAHDSVSRSEFDIMDRNADERGRVDDMRGTPMGVGNLEELIDDDHAIVSSATGPEYYVSIMSFVDKDLLEPGASILLHHKSVSVVGVLTEESDPLVSVMKLDKAPTESYADIGGLETQIQEVRESVELPLLHPELYEEMGIKPPKGVILYGAPGTGKTLLAKAVANQTSATFLRIVGSELIQKYLGDGPRLVRQIFQVAAEHAPSIVFIDEIDAIGTKRYDSTSGGEREIQRTMLELLNQLDGFDDRGDVKVIMATNKIETLDPALIRPGRIDRKILFENPDQNTKKKIFTLHTSKMSLGDDVDLDEFINQKDDLSGADIRAICTEAGLMALRERRMRVQMEDFRSARERIMKTKQDGGPVEGLYL is encoded by the exons ATG GGTAACCAGCAGTCCAACATCGGCGGAGGCCCCGGGGGCGATGGAAGGGATGATAAGGATAAGAAG AAGGACAAGCCCAGATACGaaccacctcctcctcccacgaCTCGTCTTGGACGTaagaagcgcaaggctgCCGGCCCAAGTACAGCTTCCAAACTCCCCGACATCTTCCCAACGTCACGATGCAAATTACGATACTTGCGAATGCAACGGGTCCACGACCACTTGCTgctagaagaagaatatgtcGAGAATATGGAACGTCTACGCAAAACTAAGGCACAGGCAGCACATGATTCCGTCAGCAGAAGCGAGTTTGATATTATGGACCGAAATGCAGACGAGAGGGGTCGCGTCGATGACATGAGAGGTACCCCCATGGGAGTCGGCAACTTGGAAGAGTTAATCGACGACGACCATGCCATTGTTTCCAGTGCTACCGGACCAGAGTACTACGTTTCCATCATGTCCTTCGTTGATAAGGACTTGCTGGAGCCTGGTGCCAGCATTCTGTTACACCACAAGTCTGTCTCCGTTGTCGGTGTGCTCACCGAGGAGTCCGACCCCCTGGTGTCCGTGATGAAGCTTGACAAGGCACCGACGGAGTCTTATGCGGATATCGGTGGTCTTGAGACTCAGATCCAAGAGGTTCGAGAATCCGTCGAGCTTCCGCTGCTCCACCCTGAGCTGTATGAAGAGATGGGTATCAAGCCCCCCAAAGGTGTCATTCTCTACGGTGCCCCGGGAACCGGAAAAACGCTGCTTGCCAAGGCAGTCGCCAATCAAACAAGTGCCACTTTCCTCCGGATTGTCGGCAGTGAACTGATCCAGAAATACCTCGGTGACGGACCTCGTTTGGTGCGACAGATTTTCCAGGTTGCTGCGGAACACGCTCCTTCCATTGTCTTCATTGATGAAATTGATGCCATCGGTACGAAGCGTTACGACTCTACTTCGGGTGGTGAACGAGAAATTCAGCGTACTATGCTTGAGCTTCTTAACCAGTTGGACGGTTTCGATGACCGCGGAGATGTCAAGGTTATCATGGCCACTAACAAGATTGAAACACTTGACCCTGCTTTGATTCGTCCTGGTCGTATTGATCGAAAGATTCTCTTCGAAAACCCAGACC AAAataccaagaagaagatcttcACCCTGCATACATCCAAGATGTCCCTCGGCGATGATGTCGATCTCGACGAGTTTATCAACCAGAAAGACGATCTTTCAGGTGCAGATATCCGAGCAATCTGTACCGAAGCCGGTTTGATGGCTTTGAGAGAACGCCGTATGAGAGTGCAAATGGAGGATTTCCGCTCCGCTAGGGAACGTATTATGAAGACGAAGCAAGATGGAGGCCCTGTGGAAGGCTTGTACCTGTAG